The region AACTCGGCATCAAGTAGCCGCCGATCCGCTGTGGGGGTGCGGGACACGCACCCCCACCGCGGCACGCCCTCCCCGCACTGCCGCCACGCCCCACCGTCCAGGGGTCGACCGGAGGAACCAGAAGTGACCGAGATCTTGCAACTTCGGGGTGTCAACAAGAGTTTCGGGCCCGTGCACGTGCTGCACGACATCGACTTCACCGTCCAGGCCGGCGAGGTGACCGCGCTCGTCGGTGACAACGGCGCGGGCAAGTCGACGCTCGTCAAGTGCATCGCGGGCATCCACCCGATGGACTCCGGCGAGGTCCGGTTCGACGGCCGGCCGGTGCACGTCCACGGTCCGCGCGACGCCGCCGACCTGGGCATCGAGGTCGTCTACCAGGACCTCGCGCTGTGCGACAACCTCGACATCGTCCAGAACATGTTCCTCGGCCGGGAGCGCGGCCGGTACGGCCTGCTGGACGAGGCGGACATGGAGCAGGCCGCCCGCCGGACCCTGACCTCCCTGTCCGTCCGCACGGTCAAGTCGGTCCGGACCCAGGTCGCGTCGCTGTCCGGCGGTCAGCGGCAGACCGTGGCGATCGCCAAGGCCGTGCTGTGGAACAGCCGCGTCGTGCTGCTCGACGAGCCGACCGCCGCGCTGGGCGTGGCGCAGACCCGCCAGGTGCTCGACCTGGTGCGCAGGCTCGCCGAGCAGGGCCTCGGCGTGGTGCTGATCAGCCACAACATGAACGACGTGTTCGAGGTCGCGGACCGCATCGCGTGCCTGTACCTCGGGCGGATGGCCGCCGAGGTGCACACCAGGGACGTCACCCACGGCCAGGTGGTCGAGCTGATCACCGCGGGCCGCTCCGGCGAGCTCGGCATCGCCCGCCCCGAATCCGCCACCACCTGAGGACCACGCCCATGACCAACACCACCAGCGAGACGTCCCCGCAGGACTCCCCGCCGCCGGCGGCGATCTCGGACTTCGGCATCGACACCACCTCCCGGTCCACCGACGAGGCGCTGCGCGACTACTGGGCCCGCCTGCGCGGCGGCGAGCTCGGCCCGCTGCCCGCCCTGCTCGGCCTGGTCGCGCTGCTGATCGTGTTCAGCTCGCTGTCCGACACGTTCCTCACGCTGGGCAACATCGCGAACCTGCTCGCCCAGGGCGCGAGCATCACGATCATCGCCATGGGCCTGGTGTTCGTGCTGCTGCTCGGCGAGATCGACCTGTCGGCCGGCACCGCCTCCGGCGTCACCGCCGCGGTGATGGCGTTGCACCTGGTCAAGGGCGGCAACCTGCTCGGCGGCATGGGCGAGGGGGTGTTCTACGCGTTCTGCGGCCTGCTGCTGGTCGCGATCGTGCTGGCCGGCGTGATGCGGATCTGGGCCGGCGCGGCGCTCTCCGCCGTCGCGCTGGTGATCTCGCTGGTCGGCGTGCCGCCGAACCCGTGGGTGGAGATGCTGCTCGCGGTCTGCGTCGGCACCGCGATCGGCTGCATCACCGGCTTCCTGGTCGCCACGGTCGGCATCCCGTCGTTCG is a window of Saccharothrix espanaensis DSM 44229 DNA encoding:
- a CDS encoding ATP-binding cassette domain-containing protein, whose product is MTEILQLRGVNKSFGPVHVLHDIDFTVQAGEVTALVGDNGAGKSTLVKCIAGIHPMDSGEVRFDGRPVHVHGPRDAADLGIEVVYQDLALCDNLDIVQNMFLGRERGRYGLLDEADMEQAARRTLTSLSVRTVKSVRTQVASLSGGQRQTVAIAKAVLWNSRVVLLDEPTAALGVAQTRQVLDLVRRLAEQGLGVVLISHNMNDVFEVADRIACLYLGRMAAEVHTRDVTHGQVVELITAGRSGELGIARPESATT